The genomic segment tatttttatacttaagAATGGAAGTGAAAcacagttatttttttttaaatatttttttaaaagaataataatttgtatttacAGTGGTTGATCTTAACATATTATTCAATCTCCATTAAAATATCAGTTAGACCTTAATTGGAATCTTATTCTCAAACCACTTGAGATCACCTTATACAACTACAAGAGCTATAAAAAGAGCACACTGAATAGCAATTAAGCAGACAAATTGTAACCAAACCAGAAACCAAAGATCATTAGAGTTAAATTAAGAGTCTAGAATGGGGGAATCCAATGTTGTTAGCAAGAATAGCCTCTATACTACTTGTCCTAAAAAATGTGATGAAGATGCTCGTGTATCTGCAATGCTGCTTAGTACTGCTGTGGTGTATCCTGCAGTTCTGAATGCTGCTATTGAGCTCAACTTGTTTGAGATCATAGCCAAGGCAACACCACATGGTTCACTCGTGTCATCTCATGAAATTGCTTCTAAGCTCCTAAACCAGCACCCTGACTTGCCCAATAGGCTTGATCGCATGCTGCGTTTGCTTGCTAGTTATTCTGTTCTTACCACTTCAACACGCACCACACAACATGGTGCCACTGAGACAGTTTATGGACTCTCACAAATTGGACAATACTATGCCCCTGATGCAACTAGAGGCTACTTCGCTTCTTTTGCATCCTTTCTCTCTTGTCCTGCACTCTCACCACTTTGGTAAATCATTTTAACTCTTATGCATGTCCTTCTTATCATTACTGTATCATGATGTGAATGAAACTGGGATGAAGTTCTTTCAGTTTAGTTAGGTATACTATTAAATATGAGCTTTTCATTTATGACATCAATTTTTTGTTGACATAAAGGGTATGTGTAGTATTATGAGAAGAATCTCAAACACTTTTTTCATAAAAGTCTAAATATTACGTCTGTGACTAAAAGTGTAgccctattttccttttttctaaCAAGGAAAGCTTACTTTACTCCAATCTCTATTCTCAGGCTGAATTTCAAGGAAGCGGTGGTTGATGCAGACGTTGATTTGTTCAAGAAACTTCATGGGGTAACAACGTACCAGTACATGGAAAAGAATCCAAAAATGAACGAAATTTTTAACAAGTCTATGGCGGATTTGTGCGTAACAGATATGAATAGAATACTTGACATATATAATGGATTTGAGGGAATATCAACGTTGGTCGATGTAGGAGGTGGAAATGGACAAAACCTGAAAATGATAGTCTCCAAATACCCTTCAATGAAAGGAATTAATTTTGATCTGCCCCAAGTCATTGAGAATGCACCACTGCTATCAGGTAGcctatttaatgttttattatatatcaaagggttaatataaagatataataatttaaattctaaactTTGTAAAATATTGTTAAGGGGTTGAGCATGTTGGAGGAGATATGTTTGCAAGTGTTCCAGAAGGTGACGCCATGACACTAAAGGTTAGTATACATGATAGTAAACACCTATTTCATGTATTGGATTAATCTAATTTCGTTTTAAggttgtataaatatttttgtgttttatgaTGTTGTTTTAGGCTGTCTTGCACAATTGGTCTGACGAGAAGTGCGTAGAAATATTGAGCAATTGTCAGAAAGCACTGTCTGGAGATGGGAAGGTGGTTGTTCTGGAATTCATAATGCCAGAAGAACCAGAAGCAACTGAACAATCTCAGCTTGTTTCGAGCCTGGACAACCTTATGTTTATCACAGCAGGTGGAAAGGAAAGAACTGAGAAAGAGTACGAGAATTTGTGCAAGCTGGctggtttttcaaaatttaatgttgCTTGTCATGCGTCGTCTGGGCCGGGAGTGATGGAATTCTACAAATAGCTGGTTAATAATAATAGTTCAGTATTTTAAGTTCAAACAATAAAGACTTCCATGTGAGGTGTTGGGTATCACCTGGTCAACTTTCCATTTTCATGTGATGTAACGTGTGAACTTaactaatttgtattttataaatatataaatatatatatatatatactaaaaaaaaagaaataaatactattttaatctttattttcatccatttgtttattatgatttcttttttcacgctcaattaagtttttattttaataaattttgttcaatttaatcaCTTTCTATCTATGGCATTCTTTAAATTGTATGAAAGAGCATACACTATGACACTATTTGCATGATGTATGTTGTTTTTGCTTACGTGGCCTATTAGCATAGGAGATGTTGGATTGAGAAACTCGACCAACAGAAGAGAATCTCGACTATAAGTTCAACCAACAGAGGAGAAGATCGGTTGAGAAACTTAATCAACGTAACTCAACTGAGA from the Vigna angularis cultivar LongXiaoDou No.4 chromosome 3, ASM1680809v1, whole genome shotgun sequence genome contains:
- the LOC108324723 gene encoding isoliquiritigenin 2'-O-methyltransferase encodes the protein MGESNVVSKNSLYTTCPKKCDEDARVSAMLLSTAVVYPAVLNAAIELNLFEIIAKATPHGSLVSSHEIASKLLNQHPDLPNRLDRMLRLLASYSVLTTSTRTTQHGATETVYGLSQIGQYYAPDATRGYFASFASFLSCPALSPLWLNFKEAVVDADVDLFKKLHGVTTYQYMEKNPKMNEIFNKSMADLCVTDMNRILDIYNGFEGISTLVDVGGGNGQNLKMIVSKYPSMKGINFDLPQVIENAPLLSGVEHVGGDMFASVPEGDAMTLKAVLHNWSDEKCVEILSNCQKALSGDGKVVVLEFIMPEEPEATEQSQLVSSLDNLMFITAGGKERTEKEYENLCKLAGFSKFNVACHASSGPGVMEFYK